From a single Micromonospora carbonacea genomic region:
- a CDS encoding DUF4193 domain-containing protein, translating to MATDYDAPRRDEVDLGEDSLEELKARRVDSQSGAVDVDEAEVAESFELPGADLADEELTVKVLPMQQDEFRCARCFLVHHRSQLAVERNGELICRECV from the coding sequence ATGGCCACCGACTACGACGCCCCGCGTCGCGACGAGGTCGACCTCGGCGAGGACAGCCTGGAAGAGCTCAAGGCCCGGCGGGTCGACTCACAGTCGGGCGCCGTGGACGTCGACGAGGCCGAGGTGGCCGAGAGCTTCGAGCTCCCCGGCGCTGACCTGGCCGACGAGGAGCTCACGGTCAAGGTGCTACCGATGCAGCAGGACGAGTTCCGATGCGCCCGCTGCTTCCTGGTCCACCACCGCAGCCAGCTGGCGGTCGAGCGCAACGGCGAGCTGATCTGCCGCGAGTGCGTCTGA
- a CDS encoding LytR C-terminal domain-containing protein, producing the protein MRALVVVGLLAVVALVIVVVAVVRDTQGKGGAAAGCPEGAPLADVTLHENKDVKINVYNATDEPGLAKKVADDFRNRKFQVKKEGNAKQQLDGVAVLQYGPKGVGSAHLLRAYFLNNAEPKFDIKRKDDTVDVVLGNNFAQLATTTEVNQSLGDLGAPVAPAGTCPMPVDK; encoded by the coding sequence GTGCGAGCACTCGTAGTCGTCGGTCTGCTGGCGGTCGTCGCCCTGGTCATCGTGGTCGTGGCCGTGGTCCGCGACACCCAGGGCAAGGGCGGCGCGGCCGCCGGCTGCCCCGAGGGCGCGCCGCTGGCGGACGTGACCCTGCACGAGAACAAGGACGTGAAGATCAACGTCTACAACGCCACCGACGAGCCGGGCCTCGCCAAGAAGGTGGCGGACGACTTCCGCAACCGCAAGTTCCAGGTGAAGAAGGAGGGCAACGCCAAGCAGCAGCTCGACGGCGTCGCCGTCCTGCAGTACGGCCCGAAGGGCGTCGGCTCCGCCCACCTGCTGCGCGCGTACTTCCTCAACAACGCCGAGCCGAAGTTCGACATCAAGCGCAAGGACGACACGGTCGACGTGGTCCTGGGCAACAATTTCGCCCAGCTCGCCACGACCACCGAGGTCAACCAGTCCCTCGGCGACCTGGGCGCCCCGGTCGCCCCGGCCGGCACCTGCCCGATGCCCGTCGACAAGTGA
- a CDS encoding inositol monophosphatase family protein, whose amino-acid sequence MDRAVPPPGELLEIAVDVARAAAATAHRMWAEGVSVAATKSTVTDVVTAADRAVERQVLDALRRLRPHDGVLGEEYGAGDATPAARVRWIVDPIDGTVNYLYGLPYCAVSLAAEVDGEVVAGVVRNVFTGDEWTATAGGGAYRAGERLRCSAETDLGQALVATGFGYDPARRAHQARVLAGLIGHVRDVRRQGAASVDLCLAAEGRLEAYYEKGLNLWDHAAGALVGVEAGLLVGGLGGRPAGPDLVIAAPPALFAPLHDRLADLDASGGP is encoded by the coding sequence ATGGACCGCGCGGTGCCGCCACCCGGGGAACTGCTGGAGATCGCCGTCGATGTCGCCCGGGCCGCGGCGGCGACCGCACACCGGATGTGGGCCGAGGGCGTGTCGGTGGCCGCCACCAAGTCCACCGTCACCGACGTCGTCACCGCCGCCGACCGGGCCGTCGAGCGGCAGGTGCTCGACGCGCTGCGCCGGCTCCGCCCGCACGACGGCGTCCTCGGGGAGGAGTACGGCGCGGGCGACGCCACCCCGGCGGCCCGGGTGCGCTGGATCGTCGACCCGATCGACGGGACGGTCAACTACCTGTACGGGCTGCCGTACTGCGCGGTGTCGCTGGCCGCCGAGGTCGACGGCGAGGTGGTCGCGGGCGTGGTGCGCAACGTGTTCACCGGCGACGAGTGGACGGCCACCGCCGGGGGCGGCGCGTACCGGGCCGGGGAGCGGCTGCGCTGCTCGGCCGAGACCGACCTCGGGCAGGCGCTGGTCGCCACCGGCTTCGGCTACGACCCGGCCCGCCGGGCCCACCAGGCCCGGGTGCTCGCGGGGCTGATCGGCCACGTGCGGGACGTGCGCCGGCAGGGCGCCGCCTCGGTGGACCTCTGCCTGGCCGCCGAGGGGCGGCTGGAGGCGTACTACGAGAAGGGCCTGAACCTCTGGGACCACGCGGCCGGGGCGCTGGTCGGCGTCGAGGCCGGGCTGCTGGTCGGCGGCCTCGGCGGGCGGCCGGCGGGCCCGGACCTGGTGATCGCGGCCCCGCCGGCGCTGTTCGCGCCGCTGCACGACCGGCTGGCCGACCTGGACGCCTCGGGCGGCCCCTGA
- a CDS encoding RNA polymerase sigma factor translates to MTEPRQTGADVRSLTDTLIAHAQSAGGQLTSAQLARTVESAEVTPAQAKKILRALAEAGVTVVVDGSASPRRRVAAARSATPASRATTAKTTKKVAAPAPKQAPAADDAPAPAPRKAAARKATTEAVAKAAVPAKVARPTRATKATVAAAAGKPAKTAGKPKGEGAEGDIDPEELAAEIEDVVVEEPAELAQAAAADAASSATDNDFEWDDEESEALKQARRDAELTASADSVRAYLKQIGKVPLLNAEQEVELAKRIEAGLYAAERLRAAEEGEEKLVREMVRDLGWISRDGERAKNHLLEANLRLVVSLAKRYTGRGMAFLDLIQEGNLGLIRAVEKFDYTKGYKFSTYATWWIRQAITRAMADQARTIRIPVHMVEVINKLGRIQRELLQDLGREPTPEELAKEMDITPEKVLEIQQYAREPISLDQTIGDEGDSQLGDFIEDSEAVVAVDAVSFSLLQDQLQQVLQTLSEREAGVVRLRFGLTDGQPRTLDEIGQVYGVTRERIRQIESKTMSKLRHPSRSQVLRDYLD, encoded by the coding sequence GTGACAGAACCCCGCCAGACCGGCGCCGACGTTCGCTCGCTCACCGACACCCTGATCGCCCACGCGCAGAGCGCCGGCGGCCAGCTCACGTCGGCCCAGCTCGCGCGCACCGTCGAGTCCGCCGAGGTGACTCCGGCCCAGGCCAAGAAGATCCTGCGTGCGCTCGCGGAAGCGGGGGTGACCGTGGTCGTCGACGGCTCGGCCAGCCCGCGCCGCCGGGTCGCCGCCGCCCGGTCCGCCACCCCGGCGTCCCGGGCCACCACCGCCAAGACCACGAAGAAGGTGGCCGCGCCCGCCCCGAAGCAGGCGCCGGCCGCCGACGACGCCCCCGCGCCGGCGCCCCGGAAGGCCGCCGCGCGCAAGGCGACGACCGAGGCGGTCGCGAAGGCCGCCGTCCCGGCGAAGGTCGCGCGGCCCACGCGGGCCACCAAGGCGACGGTGGCCGCCGCCGCGGGCAAGCCGGCCAAGACCGCCGGCAAGCCGAAGGGCGAGGGCGCCGAGGGCGACATCGACCCGGAGGAGCTCGCCGCCGAGATCGAGGACGTGGTGGTCGAGGAGCCGGCGGAGCTGGCCCAGGCCGCCGCGGCCGACGCCGCCAGTTCCGCCACCGACAACGACTTCGAGTGGGACGACGAGGAGTCCGAGGCGCTCAAGCAGGCGCGTCGCGACGCCGAGCTGACCGCCTCCGCCGACTCCGTGCGGGCCTACCTCAAGCAGATCGGCAAGGTGCCCCTGCTCAACGCCGAGCAGGAGGTGGAGCTCGCCAAGCGGATCGAGGCGGGCCTCTACGCCGCCGAGCGGCTGCGCGCCGCCGAGGAGGGCGAGGAGAAGCTGGTCCGGGAGATGGTCCGCGACCTCGGCTGGATCTCCCGCGACGGCGAGCGGGCCAAGAACCACCTGCTGGAGGCCAACCTGCGGTTGGTGGTGTCGCTGGCCAAGCGCTACACCGGCCGGGGCATGGCGTTCCTCGACCTCATCCAGGAGGGCAACCTCGGCCTGATCCGGGCGGTCGAGAAGTTCGACTACACCAAGGGCTACAAGTTCTCCACGTACGCGACCTGGTGGATCCGGCAGGCGATCACCCGGGCGATGGCCGACCAGGCCCGCACCATCCGCATCCCGGTGCACATGGTCGAGGTGATCAACAAGCTCGGCCGGATCCAGCGCGAGCTGCTTCAGGACCTGGGCCGCGAGCCCACCCCGGAGGAGCTGGCCAAGGAGATGGACATCACACCCGAGAAGGTGCTGGAGATCCAGCAGTACGCTCGGGAGCCCATCTCGCTCGACCAGACCATCGGCGACGAGGGCGACAGCCAGCTCGGCGACTTCATCGAGGACTCGGAGGCCGTCGTCGCGGTCGACGCCGTCTCGTTCTCCCTGCTCCAGGACCAGCTCCAGCAGGTGCTCCAGACGCTGTCGGAGCGCGAGGCGGGCGTGGTCCGGCTCCGCTTCGGCCTGACCGACGGCCAGCCGCGCACGCTGGACGAGATCGGTCAGGTCTACGGCGTGACCCGGGAGCGGATCCGGCAGATCGAGTCGAAGACGATGTCGAAACTGCGTCACCCGTCGCGGTCACAGGTTCTCCGTGACTACCTGGACTGA
- a CDS encoding DUF7455 domain-containing protein, with amino-acid sequence MTPTLTPPPETVAPPAADERCDRCNAAGKLRITLAGGSELVFCGHHANKYAEDLVKITVRFATDPEFSWRGADLMAN; translated from the coding sequence ATGACCCCGACCCTCACGCCGCCGCCCGAGACGGTGGCTCCCCCAGCCGCCGATGAACGGTGCGACCGCTGCAACGCTGCCGGCAAGCTCCGTATCACTCTGGCGGGCGGGAGCGAGCTGGTGTTCTGTGGGCACCACGCGAACAAGTACGCGGAGGATCTCGTGAAGATCACCGTGCGGTTCGCGACGGACCCCGAGTTCAGCTGGCGTGGCGCCGATCTAATGGCGAACTGA
- a CDS encoding DEAD/DEAH box helicase gives MAARTPALETFPPLRAWQRKALVEYLRRRTDDFTAVATPGAGKTTFALRIAAELLADGTVEAVTVVAPTEHLKTQWAQAAARVGIQLDAAFRNADLHSSADFHGAVVTYAQVGMAPQVHRRRTMTRRTLVILDEIHHAGDSRTWGDGVKAAFEPAVRRLMLTGTPFRSDDNPIPFVTYERGGDGLLRSRADAVYGYADALRDNVVRPVLFLAYSGETRWRTNAGDELAARLGEPMTQDLVAQAWRTALDPAGDWMPQVLRAADARLTVLRNAGMPDAGGLIIASDQQTARSYAKLIERLTGEKAAVVLSDDQGASARIATFAASEQRWLVAVRMVSEGVDIPRLAVGVYATSASTPLYFAQAIGRFVRARRPGETASVFLPSVPHLLGLASEMEAERDHVLGKPKDREGFDDDLLERAQRDDQASGELEKRFAALSATAELDQVIFDGASFGTAAQAGTPEEEEYLGLPGLLTADQVSLLLTKRQAEQLAAQRRRATERAAEPAPAATAAPPQPMSAAQRRVALRRQLNALVAARHHRTGLPHGKIHAELRRLCGGPPSAQATIEQLEERIATVQTL, from the coding sequence GTGGCAGCCCGGACGCCGGCGCTCGAGACGTTCCCGCCCCTGCGTGCCTGGCAGCGCAAGGCGCTGGTGGAGTACCTGCGGCGACGCACCGACGACTTCACCGCGGTCGCCACCCCGGGGGCCGGCAAGACCACCTTCGCCCTGCGGATCGCCGCCGAGCTGCTCGCCGACGGCACCGTCGAGGCGGTCACCGTGGTCGCACCCACCGAGCACCTGAAGACCCAGTGGGCGCAGGCGGCGGCCCGGGTCGGCATCCAGCTCGACGCGGCGTTCCGCAACGCCGACCTGCACTCCTCCGCCGACTTCCACGGCGCGGTGGTCACCTATGCCCAGGTGGGCATGGCGCCGCAGGTGCACCGGCGGCGCACCATGACCCGGCGCACCCTGGTCATCCTCGACGAGATCCACCACGCCGGCGACTCCCGCACCTGGGGCGACGGGGTGAAGGCGGCGTTCGAGCCCGCCGTGCGCCGGCTGATGCTCACCGGCACCCCGTTCCGCTCGGACGACAACCCGATCCCGTTCGTCACCTACGAGCGCGGCGGCGACGGCCTGCTGCGCTCCCGCGCCGACGCCGTCTACGGCTACGCCGACGCGCTGCGCGACAACGTGGTCCGGCCGGTGCTGTTCCTGGCGTACTCGGGGGAGACCCGGTGGCGGACGAACGCCGGGGACGAGCTGGCCGCCCGGCTGGGCGAGCCGATGACGCAGGACCTCGTCGCCCAGGCGTGGCGTACCGCCCTGGACCCGGCCGGCGACTGGATGCCGCAGGTCCTGCGGGCCGCCGACGCCCGGCTGACCGTGCTGCGCAACGCGGGGATGCCCGACGCCGGCGGGCTGATCATCGCCAGCGACCAGCAGACCGCCCGCTCGTACGCGAAGCTGATCGAGCGGCTCACGGGCGAGAAGGCCGCGGTGGTCCTCTCCGACGACCAGGGCGCGTCCGCCCGGATCGCGACGTTCGCGGCGTCCGAGCAGCGCTGGCTGGTGGCGGTCCGGATGGTCTCCGAGGGCGTCGACATCCCCCGCCTGGCGGTCGGCGTCTACGCGACCAGCGCCAGCACCCCGCTCTACTTCGCCCAGGCCATCGGCCGGTTCGTCCGGGCCCGCCGCCCGGGGGAGACCGCGTCGGTGTTCCTGCCCAGCGTCCCGCACCTGCTCGGGCTGGCCAGCGAGATGGAGGCCGAGCGGGACCACGTGCTCGGCAAGCCGAAGGACCGCGAGGGGTTCGACGACGACCTGCTGGAGCGCGCCCAGCGCGACGACCAGGCCAGCGGGGAGCTGGAGAAGCGGTTCGCGGCCCTGTCCGCCACGGCCGAGCTGGACCAGGTGATCTTCGACGGCGCGTCCTTCGGCACCGCCGCCCAGGCCGGCACGCCCGAGGAGGAGGAATACCTGGGGCTGCCCGGTCTGCTCACCGCCGACCAGGTCTCCCTGCTGCTCACCAAGCGGCAGGCCGAGCAGCTGGCGGCCCAGCGCCGCAGGGCCACCGAGCGGGCCGCTGAGCCGGCCCCTGCCGCCACGGCGGCCCCACCCCAGCCCATGAGCGCCGCCCAGCGTCGGGTGGCGCTACGGCGGCAACTGAACGCCCTCGTGGCCGCGCGGCACCACCGGACCGGTCTGCCGCACGGCAAGATCCATGCCGAGCTGCGCCGCCTCTGCGGCGGCCCGCCCAGCGCGCAGGCCACGATCGAACAACTGGAGGAGCGGATCGCCACCGTCCAGACCCTGTGA
- a CDS encoding trimeric intracellular cation channel family protein: MTTSTALLLADLAGVAVFAASGASAAVAKRLDLFGVVFVGFVAALGGGILRDLVIDEVPPLAFADWRYAATAALTAAATFWLHPRLARLRTTVLVLDAAGLGLFTVTGTLKALDAGVPAVGACLLGMLTAIGGGLGRDLLTGEIPVVLRREIYAVAALAGAVAVALLDAFGRADAAGLTAAAVFVFALRLVSLRRRWSAPVAALRPPRTGTRGPAS, translated from the coding sequence GTGACCACCTCCACCGCCCTGCTCCTCGCCGACCTGGCCGGGGTGGCCGTCTTCGCCGCCTCCGGGGCCTCCGCGGCGGTGGCCAAGCGTCTCGACCTGTTCGGCGTCGTCTTCGTCGGCTTCGTCGCCGCGCTCGGCGGCGGGATCCTCCGCGACCTGGTGATCGACGAGGTGCCGCCGCTGGCCTTCGCCGACTGGCGGTACGCGGCCACAGCCGCGCTCACCGCCGCCGCCACCTTCTGGCTGCACCCCAGGCTCGCCCGGCTGCGCACCACCGTGCTGGTGCTCGACGCCGCCGGCCTCGGGCTGTTCACCGTCACCGGCACCCTCAAGGCGCTCGACGCCGGCGTGCCGGCCGTCGGCGCGTGCCTGCTCGGCATGCTCACCGCCATCGGCGGCGGGCTCGGCCGGGACCTGCTCACCGGCGAGATCCCCGTGGTGCTGCGCCGGGAGATCTACGCGGTGGCGGCCCTCGCCGGGGCGGTCGCCGTGGCGCTGCTCGACGCGTTCGGGCGGGCCGACGCCGCCGGGCTGACCGCCGCTGCGGTGTTCGTCTTCGCGCTGCGCCTGGTGTCGCTGCGGCGGCGCTGGTCCGCCCCGGTGGCCGCGCTGCGCCCGCCCCGCACCGGCACCCGGGGACCCGCCTCGTGA
- a CDS encoding DUF3039 domain-containing protein, with the protein MNTQVLERPDLKDADTGPEMFHYVRKDKIAESAVMGTFVVALCGEKFPVTKAAKPGSPVCPKCKEIYESWGE; encoded by the coding sequence GTGAACACACAGGTTCTCGAACGTCCGGACCTGAAGGATGCCGACACCGGTCCCGAGATGTTCCACTACGTCCGTAAGGACAAGATCGCCGAGAGTGCCGTCATGGGCACCTTCGTCGTCGCGCTGTGCGGGGAGAAGTTCCCGGTGACCAAGGCCGCCAAGCCGGGCTCCCCGGTCTGCCCGAAGTGCAAGGAGATCTACGAGTCCTGGGGCGAGTGA
- a CDS encoding pseudouridine-5'-phosphate glycosidase translates to MNSFHTRLGVEVAAALRDRRPVVALESTIVSHGLPRPDNLRVAREIEQAVRAAGAVPATIGMVAGQLVVGLDDAELTRLATVDGVSKLSVRDLAIAAAAGADGATTVAATSAVAAAAGIGVFATGGLGGVHREAAATFDESADLGTLARTPIAVVCAGVKSILDVGATLERLETLGVAVVGYRTRRFPGFYLTDAGFDLDWSVDSPTQVADVLAARDAQGVHGGGLIVANPLPADEQLDPALHDRTLAEGLALLERDGVTGKAVTPYLLAHFHSATEGASLAVNVRIILRNADLAARIAVAAADRAAA, encoded by the coding sequence GTGAACAGCTTCCACACCCGCCTCGGCGTCGAGGTGGCCGCCGCCCTGCGCGACCGGCGTCCGGTCGTCGCCCTGGAGAGCACCATCGTCTCGCACGGCCTGCCCCGGCCCGACAACCTGCGGGTGGCCCGCGAGATCGAGCAGGCCGTCCGCGCCGCCGGGGCGGTCCCGGCGACCATCGGCATGGTCGCCGGTCAGCTCGTGGTGGGCCTCGACGACGCGGAGCTGACCCGGCTCGCGACCGTCGACGGGGTGAGCAAGCTCTCGGTACGCGACCTCGCGATCGCCGCCGCGGCCGGCGCGGACGGGGCCACCACGGTCGCCGCCACCAGCGCGGTGGCCGCCGCCGCCGGGATCGGGGTCTTCGCCACCGGCGGGCTGGGCGGGGTGCACCGGGAGGCCGCGGCGACCTTCGACGAGTCGGCCGACCTGGGCACCCTGGCCCGCACGCCGATCGCCGTGGTCTGCGCCGGGGTCAAGTCGATCCTCGACGTCGGGGCGACCCTGGAGCGGCTGGAGACCCTCGGCGTCGCCGTGGTCGGCTACCGCACCCGCCGGTTCCCCGGCTTCTATCTCACCGACGCCGGCTTCGACCTGGACTGGTCGGTCGACTCGCCCACGCAGGTCGCCGACGTGCTGGCGGCGCGGGACGCCCAGGGGGTGCACGGCGGCGGGCTGATCGTGGCCAACCCGCTGCCGGCCGACGAGCAGCTCGACCCGGCCCTGCACGACCGGACGCTCGCCGAGGGCCTGGCCCTGCTGGAGCGCGACGGGGTAACCGGCAAGGCCGTGACGCCGTACCTGCTCGCGCACTTCCACTCCGCCACCGAGGGCGCGAGCCTCGCCGTGAACGTGCGGATCATCCTACGCAACGCCGACCTCGCCGCCCGGATCGCGGTGGCCGCCGCCGACCGCGCCGCCGCATGA
- a CDS encoding carbohydrate kinase family protein — MTAARHPAGPGRVVVVGDLITDVVAVLGGPLATGSDTPATIRVTGGGQAANTAAWLAAQGVPVTMVGAVGDDDAGRDRVAELERAGVDCAVERHAGRTTGTVIVLTGDGERTMVTERGANLRLGAGHVDAALAAAPDARHLHLSAYPLLDASSRAAGLRALAAARERGLTTSVDAASAAPLRRVGAAAFLTWVRDVDLLLVNADEAAVLAGGLDPAAQARALTATARRVVVKRGAAGAVWADRTATVSVAPIRRVAVADVTGAGDAFAAGLLSAWLAGAGPRTALDRAGDLGALAVSSIGARPTA; from the coding sequence ATGACCGCTGCGCGCCACCCCGCCGGGCCGGGCCGGGTCGTCGTCGTGGGCGACCTGATCACCGACGTCGTCGCGGTGCTGGGCGGGCCGTTGGCCACCGGCTCCGACACCCCGGCCACGATCCGGGTCACCGGCGGCGGGCAGGCCGCCAACACCGCCGCCTGGCTCGCCGCCCAGGGCGTGCCGGTGACCATGGTCGGTGCCGTCGGCGACGACGACGCGGGCCGCGACCGGGTCGCCGAGCTGGAGCGGGCCGGCGTGGACTGCGCCGTCGAGCGGCACGCCGGGCGCACCACGGGCACCGTGATCGTGCTCACCGGCGACGGCGAGCGCACGATGGTGACCGAGCGGGGGGCGAACCTGCGGCTGGGCGCCGGGCACGTCGACGCCGCCCTCGCCGCAGCGCCCGACGCGCGGCACCTGCACCTGTCCGCGTATCCCCTGCTGGACGCCTCCTCCCGCGCCGCCGGGCTGCGCGCGCTGGCCGCGGCGCGCGAGCGCGGGCTCACCACCAGCGTCGACGCGGCGTCCGCGGCGCCGCTGCGGCGGGTCGGCGCGGCGGCCTTCCTGACCTGGGTACGCGACGTCGACCTGCTCCTGGTCAACGCCGACGAGGCGGCCGTGCTGGCCGGCGGGCTGGACCCGGCGGCGCAGGCGCGGGCGCTGACGGCGACGGCCCGGCGGGTGGTGGTGAAGCGCGGCGCGGCCGGGGCGGTGTGGGCGGACCGGACGGCGACGGTCAGCGTGGCGCCGATCCGGCGGGTGGCCGTGGCCGACGTCACCGGGGCCGGGGACGCCTTCGCGGCCGGGCTGCTGTCGGCGTGGCTGGCCGGGGCGGGGCCCCGGACGGCGCTGGACCGGGCCGGCGACCTGGGCGCGCTGGCCGTGTCGAGCATCGGCGCGCGCCCGACGGCCTGA
- a CDS encoding DUF3099 domain-containing protein, which produces MKRQAYQPILITDAARSQDDQLTSRQRRYVVMMGVRVACVIVGAILVGAQAPMLWLWLPLCGLGMVLIPWLAVLLANDRPPKEKHRLANRFQPRHTDPAAPMSLAAEERPHKVIDAEP; this is translated from the coding sequence GTGAAGCGTCAGGCGTACCAGCCGATCCTGATCACCGACGCGGCCCGCAGCCAGGACGACCAGCTCACCAGCCGGCAGCGCCGCTACGTCGTGATGATGGGCGTCCGGGTGGCCTGCGTGATCGTCGGCGCGATCCTGGTCGGCGCGCAGGCGCCCATGCTCTGGCTCTGGCTGCCGCTGTGCGGCCTCGGGATGGTGCTCATCCCGTGGCTGGCGGTGCTGCTGGCCAACGACCGGCCGCCGAAGGAGAAGCACCGGTTGGCCAACCGGTTCCAGCCCCGGCACACCGACCCGGCCGCGCCGATGAGCCTCGCCGCCGAGGAGCGCCCGCACAAGGTCATCGACGCCGAGCCCTGA
- a CDS encoding low temperature requirement protein A: MAEDQRGAALLRGAASSPRASFLELFFDLVFVFALTRVSQRTIDDVASARRDLWGGVAQTVLLFLALWLVWTLTAWVTSRYEPERGIIQFVVVASMFGSMVMAVALPRAFTERAATFVCAYLAIQIGRPLLITVALRRHPRRKVTTRILAWSTLGAVPWLAGALVPQPTLRAVFWTAALAWDYTGLALGWPVPRLGPTRVSGWAVMGEHLAERYQQIFLIALGETILIIGLTFSGSDFSAARFGAFALSFLVTALFWRIYFHRAGHLLAEAIRVARSPGLLGESASWTHLVIVAGVLVTAVGYELVIDHPYARMEPAWPAFVMGGPALFLAARARFEYEIFGRVSRSRLAGVLVLVALAPLALRMPPMGALASAAAVLAAVAVRDMARSWGRPVERPASPLERPGPARPQGPQE; this comes from the coding sequence ATGGCGGAGGACCAGCGGGGCGCGGCGCTGCTGCGGGGCGCAGCGAGTTCGCCCCGGGCCAGCTTCCTGGAGCTCTTCTTCGACCTGGTGTTCGTCTTCGCGTTGACCCGGGTGTCGCAGCGGACCATCGACGACGTGGCGTCGGCCCGCCGGGACCTGTGGGGCGGGGTCGCGCAGACCGTGCTGCTGTTCCTCGCGCTCTGGCTGGTCTGGACGCTGACGGCCTGGGTGACCAGCCGCTACGAGCCGGAGCGCGGGATCATCCAGTTCGTCGTGGTGGCCTCGATGTTCGGCAGCATGGTGATGGCCGTCGCGCTGCCCCGGGCCTTCACCGAGCGGGCGGCGACCTTCGTCTGCGCGTACCTGGCGATCCAGATCGGCCGGCCGCTCCTGATCACCGTGGCGCTGCGCCGGCACCCCCGCCGGAAGGTGACGACGCGCATCCTGGCCTGGTCGACGCTCGGCGCGGTGCCCTGGCTCGCCGGTGCCCTGGTGCCGCAGCCGACCCTACGGGCGGTGTTCTGGACCGCCGCGCTGGCCTGGGACTACACGGGGTTGGCGCTCGGCTGGCCGGTGCCGCGCCTCGGGCCGACGCGGGTCTCCGGCTGGGCCGTGATGGGCGAGCACCTGGCGGAGCGGTACCAGCAGATCTTCCTGATCGCCCTGGGCGAGACGATCCTCATCATCGGGCTGACCTTCAGCGGCAGCGACTTCTCCGCCGCCAGGTTCGGGGCGTTCGCCCTCTCGTTCCTGGTCACGGCGCTGTTCTGGCGGATCTACTTCCACCGGGCCGGGCACCTGCTGGCCGAGGCGATCCGGGTGGCCCGGTCGCCGGGGCTGCTGGGCGAGTCGGCGAGCTGGACCCACCTGGTGATCGTGGCCGGCGTGCTGGTCACGGCCGTCGGCTACGAGCTGGTCATCGATCACCCGTACGCCCGGATGGAGCCGGCGTGGCCCGCGTTCGTCATGGGCGGCCCCGCGTTGTTCCTGGCCGCCCGGGCCCGCTTCGAGTACGAGATTTTCGGCCGGGTCTCCCGCTCCCGGCTGGCCGGGGTGCTGGTGCTGGTCGCGCTGGCCCCGCTGGCGCTGCGGATGCCGCCGATGGGCGCGCTCGCGTCGGCCGCCGCCGTGCTGGCGGCGGTCGCCGTGCGCGACATGGCGCGGTCGTGGGGCCGCCCGGTCGAGCGGCCCGCGTCTCCGTTGGAACGCCCCGGCCCGGCCCGCCCCCAAGGGCCACAAGAGTGA
- a CDS encoding HhH-GPD-type base excision DNA repair protein, translating to MDGMTFSLPIDPEANRLLERSPLALLLGMTLDQQIPMEKAFSSPYVLAQRLGHEPDARELAGYDPDALVAVFAEPPALHRFPKAMAARTQEVCRVLVDRYDGDAARLWADVADGRDLLRRITELPGFGRQKAQILVALLGKRYGVTPEGWREAAGGYGDADAYRSVADVADADSLRRVREHKQRMKAEAKAAKG from the coding sequence ATGGACGGCATGACGTTCTCGCTGCCCATCGACCCCGAGGCCAACCGGCTGCTGGAGCGCAGCCCGCTGGCCCTGCTGCTGGGGATGACGCTCGACCAGCAGATCCCGATGGAGAAGGCGTTCTCCTCGCCGTACGTGCTGGCGCAGCGCCTCGGGCACGAGCCGGACGCCCGCGAGCTGGCCGGGTACGACCCGGACGCGCTGGTGGCGGTCTTCGCCGAGCCGCCCGCCCTGCACCGGTTCCCGAAGGCGATGGCCGCCCGGACGCAGGAGGTGTGCCGGGTGCTGGTCGACCGGTACGACGGCGACGCCGCCCGGCTCTGGGCCGACGTCGCCGACGGGCGGGACCTGCTGCGCCGGATCACCGAGCTGCCCGGGTTCGGCCGGCAGAAGGCGCAGATCCTCGTCGCGCTGCTCGGCAAGCGGTACGGCGTCACCCCGGAAGGCTGGCGGGAGGCGGCCGGCGGCTACGGCGACGCCGACGCGTACCGGTCGGTGGCCGACGTGGCCGACGCGGACTCGCTGCGCCGCGTACGCGAGCACAAGCAGCGGATGAAGGCGGAGGCGAAGGCCGCGAAGGGCTGA